DNA from Rosa rugosa chromosome 6, drRosRugo1.1, whole genome shotgun sequence:
aaaatacaagatGAAAGAGGGGGACATAAACCAAAACCTCTCACAATACAAAGAAACATTACAACTTGACTGAAATATCCAACCAACATCTATTATGCAAACATGAAATTAGGAAGGCCTGCCAAATCTCGGGAATATGCCGCAAGTGCACAAGGAGggcaagagtcccaccaatGAACACCAACATGATGTGCCCCAAAATTAGCTAAAGAATCCGCTACCTGATTCCCTATATATCCATTTGACAAAAACAGAGACCAACTTATTCATCTCTCTCATTGCTTCATTTTCAACTCAAGAGGCCTAGTTATTAATtagggttttttgcaccaacagtgtctggacacttgggtgactgacaatatgatacccgaacttacaaagttatcaaagtaataACCAGACTTAATTTTTAGTATCAACGTGGTACCTACATCAATTTTCCGTCACCCCTCCGTCAATTAGACCACGTGCGAAGCACGTGAGTcgcaaaataagggtaaaaaggACTTTTTCACTCTTCCTCTCCTCTTCTCCAACCCAATCACCCTGTTCCTCTCCTCCTCAACACCACCTGGTAATAATAAACCATTCTTTCCCTCCATCAAACCCACATCACTTCCTCCCTCCCCAATTTTGATTTAGATTGGATGACATGTGTTTTGCAGCTGTAGAAAACCACAGCGGAAGCGATTCCACCAAGAATATGATCTCTTCTACAAAATAACCCTACTTACAGAGACAAACAATTACCAATTAATCTCTACAGAAATCAAATTGCAACAACCCAGAGTGAAAATCAAAGCCCCAACACTTCAATTCTCCTCAATTTGAAGGTTACCAAAGACTGAGCTAAGCATCATCATAGCAATGAAACCAAGGACTGAACTAAATCACAGTAGCTAGAGCAGAGAAATAGCAGCATTACCACGCAAGAGGAAAGCAAAGACCAAGAATTGACCAACCAGCATCTTCATGAAACCGAAACCCCAAAGAAtgcatcctcctcctccatcttcTCCCACAAAAACTCCCGCGTTCCAGACAACCCCGTTTTCTACGCCATCTTCCCTGACTCCTccctcacctccaccaccattgCCGCCTCGCTCCAATCCCTCCAGAGATGAGAAACATACAGAGACATCGTTTCCATCGGCGCCGCCCTACGTACAACTCCTCCGAAAACGGCGACACTTTGTTGGACCAAGCACTCAAAACGTCGTCGTAGTCCAACTTCAGCATCAGCCCACACCCCGAATCCTCCTCCTTTGGCGGAAATTCCACCAGCTTCGACTCCACCACCGCTAgtttctccatcttcttcttcttcttcccggAAAAAGATGGGGCCAACGGAGCCGAAATGGATGGCCGAGATTTGTTGAATCTGGGTGAGATTTCAAGAACATCAACGGTCGGGAAACTCCACCAGTTCATCCCACCAACATTTCCTCCATCCTTTTCCCTCTTCCTCCTccccccactgccacgtcatcatCGCCTTTGCAGTCTTGCCGTTCTAATCATCAGGACCAGGACTTGGGTGTCCCAAGCctaaatggagaagaagaagaagacgatgaATAAGAGAGAAAATTTAATGAATTGAGGGCAAATTAGTCTTTTTAGCCTCATTTAATGAGTCACGTGCTTCGCACGTGGTCTAATTGACGGAGGCGTGACGGAAAATTGATGTAGGTAccacgttgatacgaaaaattgagtctgggtattactttgataactttgtaagttcgggtatcatattgtcagtcacccaagTGTCCatacactgttggtgcaaaaaaccctaTTAATTATTAATAACTCATCCATATTATAATAACTAATATTTAAATTTCGCGTGGGAATCTTTGCAATTAGGTCCCTATAATCTAGATTATTGTCCTTTTCATTCCCTCCATGCTATTTGGCCTCACTGTCCCTCTAAACTGTTATGTGAGATCGGCTGGATATAATATACAGCTAAGAAAGCATGCAGAGAGTAGTGCTTGTTATTAGCTTTGCAGTATGACTagctcccttcttcttcttcttcttcttcttcagctccCAATTaacaagctagctagctatagcATTCCACTTTACTTTTAAGGCCATACTCGATCTTTTAGGCCTGACTTTTCAGGCCATGCCATCCTGACATGCAGTTACGGCAATGTATGTGATTCTGGTAGACAATGTCGTGTAATGATATAACATACACAGAATAATGTTTCATTATTaatagatagagagagagagttcatacTGCTCGATCTCTGCTTGTTTACACGTTTTTGGTATGCAGTGTCAGTATGCATAAAGAGTTTGATTGCATGCATGACTAGCTATACTTTTCTTTGGAAAATTACACAGATACAATTTGTTGAATTAGGCTTTTTAACATCATCGATCACTACTCCCTGCAGTTTATTCCATGGATGAACTTGTTAATGCTGAGAACAACTATGTTAAGCACACTAAGCTAAAACACAGAACAGTTAATTAGGCATTGGTAAAAACCAGGAGATTAGGTGTATATTAGTTATTCCTATCCAATTTGGCTTCTGAATTCACACCAGATTCATATATGTTCTGGTTTTGCGCAAAATGACCATCTAATTTGGAGAACAGGATTAGGTTGTTTGGTTAGGATTTTAATAAGTTTTCAAGCTCAGACTCCCATGAGATGCAGTGTAACAACCAAATCCTGTAGGATTCTCATGGCATATACCCTTTACAATCCCAAATATATATAGTGGTACATATTAGTTAGTGGTTACTGGTTGGTGCTGAAACCCAGAAGATTTAAACTAATAAAAACGCATttatcttattttatttttcctcGAAAATGAAACTTATCCATCAAGTGTTATGTCATCCATATTTTGTATGGGATGGTCAGATGGTGTAGAAACTAATGGATCAACGTTTGCATCATTGTATGGATGAAATAGGCTGTTCGCAATCTTCTTCTTTCACTATTTAATTATTTGTCAATTTATAGTGTAAAACTCAGCAAAAATTTACCATTTGTTGTCAAGATCACTCTATAGAAAGATCATTCATGCATATAACCTGCTAAGCAGTATTCTTCTTTGAATGCTAATTCATAAAACAAAAATTCTAATTACAAAAATAAtttgtaagttttttttttttgaatatgaaTTGATATTATTAAAAATCAAAGtcataatacaatttttttgttGCTTCATGTTTTTGGTGTTGTATAATTTGCAAGTTTAAAAAGAGTGCTTCACGTGTTTACTTAGCTTggtaaaaataaaatcaatctTTTTTATCTAATTCATAAATGAATTTAGAAACTCATTATTTTCTTAAAGTGAGACACATATATACTGTTTTCTGTAATATTAAATACGAATGAACTTACAAATCATAATAATTCTAATTTCGTACTTAgacatgctaggaaatgatatATCAATGTCATCATTTAGAAATTTGAATACATGCGAGTTCGACACACCCCCCCTTCCACCACTAATACAACAGTGAGTCCGTACTATACcacacatatatatttatacCAAGTATATTACATATGAGATGTACGCACTTACTAATGAGATGTACGTACTTTGATAACCCAAAGAATACATATATAATTTCGAAAGCTAAGCAGCAATTTACAAATTACAAAAGGCTAGAGATCGAGAAGAAGGGAATGGATTCCTCTGCGGCTCTCTGCCACCCCTGTCGGTCCTCCGAGACCAGACGTGTCGCCCTCTCGCCCACTTTACAGGTCCCAATCTGCACGCGGGCCCCACCACCACCGAGCACCCCCGGACGAATAGCATCTCATCACGTGAACCACCCATGTGACCCCCCCCTGCACCCCATGCACCCTGGTCTAGCTCTGGTCTCTAATGATGCGCTCCCATGCACCGTTACGCCGTCGTTTCAGGGAATTCAAAACCATAGGCACATAGCCGCTTCGTGCACTAGAGTGTCCAATATGTCCTCCTCTATCTCCCTCACCACcccctctccttcttcttcaaaagACAAAGCCATTACACTTTGCACCTTCGACTCCGGCAAGTCCTCGTCGATCAACGCGTCGATGTCCTCTAGAACACGGCAATCGGCGCCCGGAAAGCTCTGGATTTTGTAGCACACAATGTCGATCAACTTCGATCCCTTGTAACCAAATTTTGTAACACTAGTTGAGCTAACCCATGGCTTGAGGTTGAGATAGGGTCTCAAAATTTCGACAAGAATATCGTCCACCACATGGAACACTAGCTTCCGGTTGCACCTAAGGCCGAGTTGGCTAGGGTGAGTTGTGGTAAAAGCGGTGAAAGAGTTTTCGAGGTGGTAAAAAATGGAGGGGTCAAGTGGGTGGGACGGAGAGAACCAGTTGGTGAACGAAACTTGTGTGTCTTTATCTATGCCAGTACGGCATAATATTCTCGTGACGTACTGGCGCACATCTGCTGATattccaacaacaacaccagCGCCACCGGTGGTTCTGGTGGCGGCGAGACCGTTTGGTACTACGTCGTCGTTTTTGCCTCGGGCAGCGAGCACAAGGCTCGAGGAGGAGGCTTGATCTTGTTTGTACTGACTCTGCAGCTGCTGGCTCGTGGAACTAGATAACTGTGATAACCCGCACAGAAACATATAATAAGTACTAGGAATTTGCAAAGATAATTTAGAATAAAAAACCGAGCAATATGTAAATTGACAAGCATATAATAAGTCACCTGTTTTTGTGGGAGTTTAGTCGCCGGCGGTGAAGGGTCTTTCTTGATCGGAAGAAGAGTAGGCACATTGTTGAGATTGAGAAGATTGTTCGAGATGAGTTGGGTCTTCTTGCATTGCTGCTGAGCTCTTGTGGGAGCCGTTGATGGACGAACGAAGGCTTCTTCTTGCTTCTTCAATTTCGCAGGACTAAACCCATCGTCAGCAATTCTTCGGCGCTTCTGAATTGATATGGCCTGAGGCGGCTTCTGTTCTTGCAGTGGTTGAGGCTTTGGCTTGGCTTGAACCTTGACATTGTTTGGTTTTGGAGGTAGAACTTGAATTTGGTCCTTGCAAGTTGTTGATGTTGTTGTTGCTATAGTATTGGTGGTGCGTGGTTTGATGGTCTTGGCCTCCGACAATCTGAGCCTTGGGGAGCAAGAAGAAGGTGTTGATGGTTTTCCGGGATTTGCGTCTTGCGTAGCTTTTTTCAATTTGAGCTGGTGATTGAGGAGGTCTCGATCATTTCTTGTGGTATTTGTGACGTCGACCAATCCCATTTTCCTGCTCACAGTCTCCTTGACCTGTTTGACGATTTGCCTAGCATAGTGACTCGGGCTCCTACCACTCTCATGGTCTCCAATAATACTCTTGAGCAGCTCCTTCCTTTTAAAAGACGACAGCCTAGAAAACTCCAACTCCTCGCCAACGGCTATGTTCTCTTTGTTGATCTGAAGCGAAAGGCGGTGGTGGTGATCAACGTCCGATCTTCTGGCAGATGATATTCTAGGAGTCTCCGGTAACGAGCGAGTACTTGCTGCTTTGAAGTCTTTGGTGTTTTGGAGGGGTTGGCGAGAAGGCCGAAGAGGGTGTAGATTCAAATGTGGCTTTGAAATGGAACGAGGATTTGGTGTTAATGATGAAGTAGAAGAGGGTGAGTGAGATTCAGGAAGAAGGTCAAGACCCATTAATCTTGCTACTAGACTTGGAGTCTTTGTTCCTGGTGAGCAGCTGCTGCTATCTGATACTGTGCCTCCACTTGTTTTGATTTGTTGGATTTTCAGAATCTGCATATAAACAAAGTGGTCCTGGGTTAAGTCCTGCGTATATCATTATCTTCATCATTACCACTTGCTTTTCTGTAATGTTAGAGAAAAGGGTGAGAAATCCAAAAAAAGGGAAACAAACTAAAGTATGATGATGTTATGCTACAACAACTTACAGGACTGTTtaaactttcttcttcttttgtgatAGATGACAATGAAGTCCCTTCCTCAGATGAATCCAAGCTATTCCTTGGTGCTTCAACACCTGAATCATATATCAATCAAAATTTCTCCCCTTCTTTCCTTAAGAATACTATATTTAGAGTAGAAGAGCAAGAAAGATGACCTACctttggggagagagagatcttCTGGGCGTAGAGAGTGTTGTTGGTGGTGTAAATTAGGGAACTGAAGTTGATGGAAATCGAAGAGCTGAAAAAGAGCACACATGCAACCAGAAGTGGTGGTGTCTCTCTCCCCTCCTccaccatctccaccacctctcTTCGAGGCTCTTCCACCCCAACCCATAACAAACGCTAAGCTATGCAAACCACTCCTTTTGAACAAGGAAGATGTTCCTAGAGTAAAGGCTAAATCTTCTCTAACAATATATGAGAGTGAAAATGACAGAAGGGCCAGTCTTAAAGAGATAATTAAAGACTATGACTTGACTTTGCATATGTTTGAGAGAAAGGGCTAGCTGTGCTGATGTGATGTGAAGAAGCGAGAAAAGCGGATCCATGAAGCATAAATAAGAGCTAGCATTTGATTTTGAGCAAGGGAATTATTTTGAGCAAGGGAATCAAGTAGATATCATCAGCAAGCAAAAGAGTGAGTGAAGGTCTTGGCCCTCTTGGGGTATATCACtatatcttctctctctctttcattcacattcacattcacagACACTCAATTTTATCTCCTTttatcttttgttgttttttgacACTCACTCCCAAGCTTTTACCAGACTCAAAACCAAGAATCAGCCTctgcttttctttctttcttttctctatctCACATTGGGAAGGGAGAACTGTAAAGAAATGGAAAAGATGACGATATGACCACGCACCTCTCTCTTATATTATACAGCAAGAGAgacattctctctctctaatccaACCCTAACCTATCTTATATCCAGGTGGGTGTAAGTGAGCTCGAATCACAGTAGTGTCAAAGTGATTCACACACCACACCATTTATGGGTCTTGATATACGAGGTGTATTGGGGATCTGCGACTTGACCCTTTTGGTTTTAATATTCTATCTAACCTCTTACAATTTCAGTTTCAGTTACTAACCTGCAGCTACTTTGATTTGATGCTCTTTAACCATGGTTAACCTCATTACTCTTCCCCTCTAACTTGGGGTGGTATAGCCGTATATATAGGATATAGCTAGCTAACACAACCAAAGCCACCAAGGAGAGTACTATAATGGGTCAAGCTCAAATCGAATGTACCTATGTAATTCGATTCAATAATTGAATGGCTATCATACCTCAGTTCATATATTCCATTCAATAATTGAATGGCTATCATACCTCAGTTCATATATTCCTCATCCTGGCAACCAAatccaaattttgaattttttggtGTAGCATATATATATGCTCTTCTATCAGGTTACAATGTATAGGATTATCTAAGGACTATTGACCTGTTATGTGTCAAACATTAAAAACTATCACGAGTAGTCAAGAACACTATTTAAACCACCTTATGCAGTTATGCATCAACAGAATTACTGACAAGTTTAAATACTAATGAATATAGCACTGAATTCACTGTCGGCATTTTACACAGATAATCTATTAACTACTCATCCCAGTTTTATAACATTTACCTCACATGCATTGAGATTTATATAATTAACTGTGAGATACCCTCTTATTCAAATCTAATTATACTCGCTTCAATAGTAATGCTATAGCTAGCTAGCATCCAAGTATAATTATCATCTATGGGAACCTCTCTTTACCCTAATGTTTACCTTTTATATACATTCCTATGCTAAGTTGGTTACAGATATATCCAGATGGTATTAAAGAAGCTAAGCTAAAAAAGACAGCAATTCcaattagctagctagctcagAAGTTGCTTTCAGAAATCATTCAGTGATGGAAACAACGGACCCATAGGACCTTTAGCAGCTAGCTAAACGCATCCATGATCGTCTGGCTGGCCGGCCACTGCGTGACAAATCTCTCTTCCGACATGGAAATGCATTAGAGGACAGCTGGACAAATTAAACCatgcatatatacatacataattGCATATGCTATGGACCCCGAAACTAATTCATGCAGTAGTACAGTGAAAGAGATGAGAGATGAGGATCCCACTTGGACTGAGATTTTTCGGAGCCTGAGTTTTGCTTAACCTTCCAGCGCAGATCACATCGATGGGGTGGTGTGTAACATGTATATGTATTAGGGGACCACAAGTATGTGGGTTGAATTAAACCTCAAATGCTCCTGTTCTTTCCTTGACATGACACTTGGGTTTTCTGCATTGTAATACTGCAATTTGAATTATATTATTTTCTCGATAATTAGAGatattaaagaaaaaattacGGATTTGAACATAAGATCTCGTCGTCTCGAATGTACGGATTGCTCCCATATATTCTAGCAAACCACATGTGTTATTGTGTTCTCGTCGTACATTTAGATGCTTTCGTGTGAGCAACATGTAAAACAATTTCGTCATTCATATAATGTGTAATTTGGGTATGTTCAAATATAGAGTATTCAATTCAGATATTAATTAGGGACACTGACCTCAATACCCAAAACTTCAGCTCCTAGAGCTAGAGGGTTTAAGGCCAGAAGTGCTGGCTGGTTCTTGGTTTTCTGTTCGGGCTGATTGCCCCATGTgtaccaacaacaacaaaaaaccaTACTTCAGCCCAAGTGCTCTCACTTACCCCACTATTCCCACTCAACCCATTTAACCGTAAAAAGACGATACTGAGCtccgaaaaataaaaaattacacgATGCCACTCAACCCCGCTGCAAGGACGACGAGGAGGATCTCAGCTTCCTCGAAGAGCCGACTGAGCAGGGCCATGACGGCAGCACTATCCAGATTCAGACCAATTCAATGGCGAGAACTACGACGATGCCGACGACTTCTCCGATTTCGAGGAGGGCGATCAGGAGGCATACAAGAAGCCGAAGGTTGACGAGAAGGACGTCgtctttaatttcttttgaaAGGGGGCGAACTTCAGCGAGACGATCAAGAAGAACAGGTTCGTGCTAGTTGAGTTCTACGCGCCGTGGTGCGGATACTGTACTTGAAGGTGGATTTGGGGAGGTTCTGGAGGTTTGTGactgggaggaagaagaagttggAGGCTCTGAGGGCGCAAATCTCTTTGG
Protein-coding regions in this window:
- the LOC133718309 gene encoding uncharacterized protein LOC133718309, which encodes MGWGGRASKRGGGDGGGGERDTTTSGCMCALFQLFDFHQLQFPNLHHQQHSLRPEDLSLPKGVEAPRNSLDSSEEGTSLSSITKEEESLNSPILKIQQIKTSGGTVSDSSSCSPGTKTPSLVARLMGLDLLPESHSPSSTSSLTPNPRSISKPHLNLHPLRPSRQPLQNTKDFKAASTRSLPETPRISSARRSDVDHHHRLSLQINKENIAVGEELEFSRLSSFKRKELLKSIIGDHESGRSPSHYARQIVKQVKETVSRKMGLVDVTNTTRNDRDLLNHQLKLKKATQDANPGKPSTPSSCSPRLRLSEAKTIKPRTTNTIATTTSTTCKDQIQVLPPKPNNVKVQAKPKPQPLQEQKPPQAISIQKRRRIADDGFSPAKLKKQEEAFVRPSTAPTRAQQQCKKTQLISNNLLNLNNVPTLLPIKKDPSPPATKLPQKQLSSSTSQQLQSQYKQDQASSSSLVLAARGKNDDVVPNGLAATRTTGGAGVVVGISADVRQYVTRILCRTGIDKDTQVSFTNWFSPSHPLDPSIFYHLENSFTAFTTTHPSQLGLRCNRKLVFHVVDDILVEILRPYLNLKPWVSSTSVTKFGYKGSKLIDIVCYKIQSFPGADCRVLEDIDALIDEDLPESKVQSVMALSFEEEGEGVVREIEEDILDTLVHEAAMCLWF